In one Bacteroidota bacterium genomic region, the following are encoded:
- a CDS encoding aminopeptidase P family protein has translation MRYKTPPASLFERNRKKFVAQMEPGTAALFYANDLLPTNADAHYNFTQNSNFYYLTGIDQEDCALFLFPDAPRPELREVLFVRKTSPEIQLWEGWKYSPEEATAASGIAHIQYFSGLNDFFLRHLNLFGGLYLYFNEHERNRLYYPSASHQLAHRMQQQYPGHRILRAAPILYTCRMQKEPEELAQLREAIRLTDEAFRLVLTEIKPGMKEYELEALITYTFMRQGATGHAYTPILASGKNACVLHYIQNDGLCQAGELILMDFGAEYGLYSADLSRTIPVNGRFTERQKAIYQAVYRVMQRAKQRLQPGTLMVDYLEAAEQDMDEELLSLGLISPEDVKRMPAGKHACKEKYFPHGLSHHLGLDTHDVNRWYQPFRAGMVFTVEPGIYVVEEGIGIRLENDVLITEQGPVDLMDELRTPLTLEEIEAAMAR, from the coding sequence TGCCCACCAATGCCGACGCGCACTATAACTTTACCCAGAACTCAAACTTCTACTACCTGACCGGTATAGACCAGGAGGACTGTGCGCTTTTTCTATTCCCCGATGCACCCAGGCCCGAGCTGAGGGAGGTGCTATTTGTGCGCAAAACCAGCCCGGAAATCCAGCTGTGGGAGGGCTGGAAGTATAGCCCGGAGGAAGCCACTGCTGCCAGTGGCATTGCCCACATCCAGTACTTCAGTGGCCTGAATGATTTTTTCCTGCGGCATCTCAATCTGTTCGGGGGCTTGTATCTCTACTTCAATGAGCACGAGCGAAACCGGCTGTACTACCCCAGTGCCAGCCACCAGCTGGCGCACCGCATGCAGCAGCAGTACCCCGGGCACCGCATCCTGCGCGCGGCACCCATCCTGTACACATGCCGGATGCAGAAGGAGCCCGAGGAGCTGGCCCAGCTGCGCGAGGCCATCCGGCTGACAGACGAGGCTTTCCGGCTGGTTTTGACAGAGATAAAGCCGGGCATGAAGGAGTATGAACTGGAGGCGCTGATTACCTACACCTTTATGCGGCAGGGTGCCACTGGGCACGCCTATACACCCATCCTGGCCTCGGGCAAAAACGCCTGCGTACTGCACTATATACAGAACGATGGCCTGTGCCAAGCCGGAGAATTGATCCTGATGGATTTTGGTGCCGAGTATGGCCTGTACAGTGCCGACCTGAGCCGTACCATACCGGTAAATGGCCGCTTTACCGAGCGGCAAAAGGCCATCTACCAGGCTGTGTACCGCGTAATGCAGCGCGCCAAGCAGCGGCTACAGCCTGGCACACTGATGGTGGACTACCTGGAGGCAGCAGAGCAAGATATGGATGAGGAGCTGCTGAGCCTGGGCCTGATAAGCCCGGAGGACGTGAAGCGGATGCCTGCGGGCAAGCATGCCTGCAAGGAGAAATACTTCCCCCACGGCCTGAGTCACCACCTGGGGCTAGACACGCACGACGTGAACCGCTGGTACCAGCCCTTTCGGGCGGGCATGGTCTTCACCGTAGAGCCGGGTATCTATGTAGTGGAAGAGGGCATCGGCATCCGCCTGGAGAATGACGTGCTGATAACCGAGCAGGGCCCGGTAGACCTGATGGACGAACTACGCACCCCCCTAACCCTGGAGGAGATAGAAGCAGCCATGGCAAGATAG